From a region of the Odontesthes bonariensis isolate fOdoBon6 chromosome 2, fOdoBon6.hap1, whole genome shotgun sequence genome:
- the ntpcr gene encoding cancer-related nucleoside-triphosphatase translates to MSKHVFLTGPPGVGKTTLVQKACEALVSSGVGVEGFYTEEVREGGRRVGFDVVTLAGKRDHLSRIRDGAGVSHGRREYTVGQYVVDLPSFESLALPLFQNVGSADGGSLKVFVIDEIGKMELFSQSFVRAVRKTLDSPSCAILGTIPTPKGKPLGLVEEVRSRRDVQVFTVSKENRNTILQDILTTLQECLKHPA, encoded by the exons ATGTCCAAGCACGTTTTCCTAACAGGACCTCCAG GCGTGGGTAAAACCACCCTGGTCCAGAAAGCCTGTGAAGCTCTCGTGTCATCAGGAGTTGGAGTTGAGGGGTTTTACACAGAGGAGGTCAGGGAGGGAGGCAGAAGGGTCGGCTTTGATGTCGTCACACTCGCAGGAAAGAGAGACCACCTGTCCAGAATCAG AGACGGAGCTGGTGTGTCTCATGGCAGACGGGAGTACACTGTGGGACAGTATGTGGTTGACTTGCCTTCATTTGAAAGTCTGGCTCTCCCCCTCTTCCAAAAC GTGGGTTCGGCAGACGGGGGCAGCCTGAAGGTGTTTGTCATCGACGAGATTGGGAAAATGGAGCTCTTCAGCCAGTCATTCGTCAGAGCAGTGAGAAAGACTTTGGATAGCCCTTCCTGCGCTATTCTGGGCACCATCCCCACCCCCAAAGGTAAACCGCTGGGTCTGGTTGAGGAGGTGCGGAGCAGGAGAGACGTCCAGGTTTTCACT GTGTCTAAGGAGAACAGAAACACTATTCTGCAAGACATTTTAACAACGCTACAAGAATGTTTAAAGCACCCGGCCTAG
- the map10 gene encoding microtubule-associated protein 10 has product MSGHNPETLFSFELLVEYIRLERRCQVSTELALGVRLLDFPTLLIYQPQKSSGSVNPPEQRENDKLGECAFNRGKSCFFKMDLSSLHADLCNTPLYAMVLDVSEETPRLVGSSLISMSKAMDRIRHDVTQRGFSSPSSHRERGLVGISNLAGERIGTLSLSYKLVCLGASLLPHITEKRGSESVTGGQQQQQQQQQQHVKEKNKSTESLPPGHSPTVDKSDFDIQTDGRAESKILLNDNKRGDVESQTANNSEEDSTVFCPPHLYYCNTAQERSSSVEEDLNSGAFAFEDSCSGDEEDKKEGNGSSSPGVHQKVAHAPKMSSGQETSGVTSDVLREALRQLPLLNALVTELSQLSGHGAHQSLSVGPTQAWVNGAASTEPAATGNATRQAQAHTLRKTRPQAGADCKYLQPPRNCSTPIFNPASVKMKDNQEGTLNGNKSHSKSQRRKLVYGTTKTFNLRLKQISPLRVKRRECMETMQNETQPRASKGKTKSSRKAVKSGKRKSALNQSPDFSENIETVVQSVTVDAAPQGALTLKQKTPDRRTHEGPGKVSQRHLKCIHIPRADGDIVPRSKDTNEHHSKSDQSESESDGRGHKIESSQSGRRSSSKSSFSESSAGRDAEADYADDFDSLESSGACSPDPPCSPELSRAETWKSSVRPDLYDNLNPRSEVIQRRAAPLPVPVKAPGSPLRALMGTHIIRPVAVSFSSDDDEDGPTSAQTACSRKQTTSSKKGEQSSRAESSAPSRGQRSASTEDSNAVQGLSVESVSSFEAQEGEELKDELGSLDFRKEYQHISELVANKLPGYTM; this is encoded by the coding sequence ATGTCTGGACATAATCCCGAGACTTTGTTTTCGTTTGAGCTTTTGGTGGAATATATCCGGCTCGAGAGACGCTGTCAAGTTTCCACCGAGCTGGCTCTTGGAGTGCGCCTGCTAGACTTTCCAACGCTGCTAATTTACCAGCCTCAGAAGAGCAGCGGCAGCGTTAACCCTCCCGAACAGAGAGAAAACGACAAACTGGGAGAATGCGCCTTTAACAGAGGCAAGTCTTGTTTCTTCAAAATGGACCTGAGCTCACTGCATGCTGACCTGTGCAACACCCCTCTCTATGCCATGGTGCTGGATGTGTCAGAGGAGACCCCCAGATTAGTTGGCTCGTCTCTGATATCTATGTCTAAAGCAATGGACAGAATCAGGCACGATGTGACCCAGCGTGGATTCTCTAGTCCCTCTTCTCACAGAGAAAGGGGGCTTGTTGGTATATCCAACCTCGCAGGGGAGAGAATCGGAACATTATCCCTGAGCTATAAGCTGGTGTGTCTGGGAGCAAGTTTACTGCCACATATCACAGAGAAGAGAGGCTCTGAaagtgtgacaggaggacaacaacaacaacaacaacaacaacaacaacatgtcaaggagaaaaacaaatctacagAGTCTCTGCCTCCTGGCCATTCTCCCACGGTGGACAAGTCAGACTTTGACATCCAAACCGATGGACGAGCAGAGTCCAAAATCTTGTTAAATGACAACAAGCGGGGTGATGTTGAGAGTCAAACTGCAAATAATTCTGAAGAGGACTCAACCGTATTCTGTCCCCCTCATCTTTACTACTGCAATACTGCACAGGAGAGGAGCTCAAGCGTAGAGGAGGATCTAAACTCAGGAGCTTTTGCATTTGAGGATTCATGCTCTGGGGATGAGGAGGATAAAAAGGAAGGTAACGGTTCAAGTTCCCCAGGGGTGCATCAGAAAGTGGCACACGCTCCAAAAATGTCAAGCGGGCAAGAGACCAGTGGGGTGACCTCAGACGTCCTCAGGGAAGCTTTAAGACAGCTGCCTCTCTTAAATGCTCTTGTCACTGAACTGTCACAGTTGAGCGGCCACGGCGCTCACCAGTCCCTGAGTGTTGGTCCCACTCAGGCCTGGGTTAACGGGGCTGCTTCCACAGAACCTGCAGCGACAGGAAACGCAACACGACAGGCACAAGCCCACACCCTGCGCAAAACTAGACCGCAAGCCGGTGCCGATTGCAAGTATTTACAACCCCCAAGAAACTGTTCTACACCCATATTTAACCCTGCATCAGTAAAAATGAAAGACAACCAAGAAGGGACTTTAAATGGGAACAAAAGCCACAGTAAATCTCAGAGGAGGAAGCTTGTATATGGAACAACTAAAACATTCAACCTAAGGCTGAAGCAAATTTCTCCTCTCAGAGTGAAACGGCGGGAATGCATGGAGACGATGCAGAATGAAACGCAGCCGAGGGCGAGTAAAGGAAAGACGAAGTCGAGTCGCAAAGCTGTGAAGTCCGGCAAAAGAAAATCGGCGTTAAATCAGAGCCCCGacttcagtgaaaatatcgagACAGTTGTACAAAGCGTCACAGTGGACGCGGCGCCACAAGGAGCACTCACACTGAAACAAAAAACTCCAGACAGACGCACACACGAAGGTCcgggaaaagtttctcaaaggCACTTGAAATGTATTCACATCCCCAGAGCGGATGGTGACATCGTTCCCCGCAGCAAAGACACGAACGAGCATCACAGCAAATCGGATCAATCGGAGTCTGAATCTGATGGGCGCGGACACAAAATCGAATCTTCACAAAGCGGCAGGCGCAGCAGCTCAAAGTCTTCGTTTTCTGAGTCCAGCGCTGGAAGAGACGCAGAGGCGGACTACGCCGACGATTTCGACAGTCTTGAGTCCAGCGGCGCTTGCTCTCCTGACCCTCCGTGCAGCCCTGAGCTCTCTAGAGCCGAGACTTGGAAGTCTTCGGTTCGCCCCGACCTCTACGACAACCTCAACCCGAGATCTGAAGTTATTCAGAGGAGAGCGGCCCCCCTCCCTGTGCCTGTCAAAGCCCCCGGCTCTCCACTCAGGGCTCTGATGGGGACGCACATCATCCGACCAGTCGCCGTCAGCTTTTCCTCCGATGACGACGAGGACGGGCCGACTTCCGCACAAACCGCCTGCTCCAGAAAACAGACGACTTCAAGTAAGAAAGGGGAGCAAAGCTCTCGGGCTGAGAGCTCTGCACCATCAAGGGGTCAAAGGAGTGCGTCCACTGAGGACAGCAACGCTGTTCAAGGATTATCTGTAGAATCCGTATCCTCATTTGAAGCTCAGGAGGGAGAGGAACTGAAGGATGAGCTTGGATCTCTGGATTTCAGAAAGGAGTACCAGCATATCTCTGAACTTGTAGCCAACAAACTCCCTGGGTACACTATGTAA